The DNA window TGAAAGAAATACTGTTGTTCGATTTGAAGTACCAGATGCAGATGCAAAAATAAGATTTAGTATATGTATGACAGAAGAAAAAGAAGGATATACAGGCTTTGATATTGCATTGAAAAAAGATATAGTAAAGGAAGTTCAAGAAAAAATCTACTTATATATTCAATCACCAGAAATAGTAGATGTAAAAAGAGGAGCAATCCAAAACATCCAATTAGATGTAGCACCACTTATAGAAGAAAATAGAACATTGGTTCCTCTAAGAGGTATATGTGAAACATTAGGGGCAAATGTCAAGTGGCAAGGAGCAACTAGAAGTATTTTATTAAGTGATGGTGAAATGAAGATTGAGTTACAAGTAGATGAAAAATCTGCAAAGGTCAATGGAAAAACCATTAAAATGGATGTAGCTCCAAAGATTATCAACGAAAGAACCTTTGTACCTATCCGATTCATCTCAGAGAACTTAAAACATGAAGTAAAATGGATCAAAGAAGAACAAAAAATTGTGATTACTAAAAAACCAAATGTCGTAGAAAAAACAGATACAACAAAAAAAGAGAATAAAGAAAAATAAAAAGAGTAAGAAATAAAAAGAGGGGTGGGAATAGGATGAAAAATAAATTATTAGTAGGTATGAGTAGTATTTTAGTAGCAGGATGTTTAGTGGCAGCACCATTGTCAGCATCTGCACAAGTTGTAAAAGCTAGTGAACCAGTAAAAAAAGAGGTTGTTCAAGCAGAAAAAATTATAGTAAAGGGAGAGCAAGAACCACTAAAGGTAGGAAAATATAAAGTAACCGTGTATGCTCTCAAAAAATATGTAGATGAAATGTCTATGGCAGGACAATATATGGACTGCACAGGAATTATAGAAGTTATAAAGGATGAAAAAAATAAGAATAAAAATAAAGAATATTTATCTATTAATCTTAGAAGAAGTGACTGGATGGAAAATAGGAAAGTCATGATTGATGGAAAAGAAGTAGAGCATACGAGTACGATTTTAAAAACCTATGAAGAAAAAAATGAAGTAGGGAAAAACAAAACAGATCATACGATTCGATTTGAAATTCCCACGGTAGATGCTAAGATTAGCTT is part of the Crassaminicella profunda genome and encodes:
- a CDS encoding NEAT domain-containing protein, with amino-acid sequence MKNKLLVGMSSILVAGCLVAAPLSASAQVVKASEPVKKEVVQAEKIIVKGEQEPLKVGKYKVTVYALKKYVDEMSMAGQYMDCTGIIEVIKDEKNKNKNKEYLSINLRRSDWMENRKVMIDGKEVEHTSTILKTYEEKNEVGKNKTDHTIRFEIPTVDAKISLGMNVIPMGNAAVEFRIDVQDDITKLETKKMVKIEKADKKNVKEDKEKDVKKVSKINQ